The following is a genomic window from Colletotrichum lupini chromosome 5, complete sequence.
TGTTGAGGTTCCCTGGTAGGCTGGTCCTGGCTATGCAGACTCTGTGCGAGTGAGTCCCAGTGAAAATGGAAGGATCAGCCGTTTGTGGCAGGTCGAAAATTTTCGGGCGAGTCTCCGAAGCCGGCGGCAAACCCGATCGATAAGAAGTCGAGTTGtgggtattatataaagtaagctAAGTACGGAGTTGCTTTGGAGGTTTGTTTATAGTTGAGGGAGGCTCCCGTAAATGATATGTTTTGGAAAAAAACACACACAATTGAGAAACCAATCAAGACTGAACGGGTAAGAAGATGGATCGAATGAATTGACGTGCCCAAGAAGGGAAAAGAGGCAACGGGGTGAGTGATACAAATATGGTACAGGAAACAAGACAAGACAAAGAAACAAACGACGGTGGTCCGGACGGTCTGATTTCTCTTTCGCAAAAAAGACTGTCTCGGTAAAGCGCATGTGAAACTACCATGAGCTTCACGTAGTTGAGCCAAAGGGTCCGAGGCTTGACTTGATAGTGTTTAATGCCAAGTTTCGAGGTCCGGAAACGCTGTTCATGGAACACGTATGAGTCAAGGATGAGTCGAGTTGCCATAAAAGGACGTTGTTATTATACCGAGTACTCGACTCGAGGGAAGGATGGACAGGTATTGAAAATGCAACGGCGTCGGAATTGGACGATGATGACCGCACTATTCTGACGGGCACGGAGCTTCAACGGCTGGGCTGCCACGAATGCCACGCTGTCTGGCTTGGACAGTTTGGAGGGCTGGTGGTTGGAGGTCTTGGAGCTGCCATAACTCCCGTCCCGCCGCCAACCTCTCCAGGGGCAGCTCCTTCCGTGACGTGCGCCTGCCTGGACCGGCACGCTAAAGTTCTAGAAGGCTGGGTTTGCCTGCACCGGTGGAAGTTTCCTCGAACACCTCCCTTAGGCTTGACAGGCAAGacaggtacctacctatctCACCTAAGGCCTAGGAGATGAGCTGTAAGCGCTGGCGGCGTCACACACCTGGGACGATTGACTCACCTTGCTGTAAGACTGTGCCACACCTAGGTAGCCCACGCCCGTGCCAAAGTAAGCTGCCACTTGCGGCTTGCCTGAGGCGGCCAAAGACGGTAAGGCGGTGAAGGGCCTTCACCTCAACCGGCAGAATGGTCGCGGGGAAAAAGTGCGCCCCACACACCAGAGCACCGAAACCCACAATGTCGAGGTGAAGGCAAAAATTCACGATTGACCCGACGACATCAGCCTTTTAAAGACCGACGTCCCCTGCCGCAACAACGTGCCCGTATACCAAGCCCCCGATATCGAGAACCGCATCACCTCCCGACATCAGACAATATGAGGCCCATTCTTTTGGCAGGCCACGAGCGTGCGCTCACCCAGATCAAGTACGTTTCTGCACCCCCCCAAGCGCGAAATGTCCAATTCGAGGAGGGGGAAGCGAAGCACCCAGGGCTATCTTCTCCCTCATCCCCCAACTCCCATACCACAGGAGGGGCCATGCATGCTAACCTGATGCGCCACCTCGAATAGGTACAACTCGGACGGTGACCTGATCTTCTCGACCGCCAAGGATCAACAGATTTGCGCCTGGTACGCACACAATGGCGAGCGTCTGGGAACCTACCACGGCCACGTCGGTGCCATCTGGACTGTCGACGTCGACCCCACCAGCACCCTGATCGCTTCCGGTTCCGCCGACAACACGATGAGACTTTGGGATGTCAAGTCTGGCAAGAACCTCAAGACCTGGGAGTTCCCTACCGCTGTCAAGCGCGTCGAGTTCAACGAGGACGGCACTAAGCTGCTCGGTGTCACGGAGAAGCGCATGGGTTACCTTTCCaacatcatcgtcgtcgacaTCAACCCCGACCCCGAGGCCGAGCAGAGCGATGAGCGCGTCCTGACCATCGTTTGCGACGAAAGCAAGGCCACCGTTGCTGGCTTCAGCTACCTCACCAAGTACATTATCGCCGGTCACGAGGACGGTTCCGTGTCGCAGTACGATGCTAAGGTGGGTCTGGTCAGAGGGATATCATATGGGGATTGTGAAGCTGACCATCGGCCAGAACGGTGACCTGATCTACAACGAGCCCGTTCACGAGCTTAACACGCCCATTACGGATCTCCAGTGGTCCCAGGACAGAACCTACTTCATCACCGCCTGCAAGGACAAGACGTCCAAGGTACATCCGACATGCCTGGCGATTCGCAAGACCAAATGCTGACATGATATAGCTCGTCACCGCCAAGGACCTCGAGGTTCTCAAGACCTACACCGCTGATACCCCTCTTAACAGTGCCACCATTACACCCAAGAAGGACTTTGTCATCCTTGGAGGTGGTCAGGCCGCCATGGATGTCACCCGTACCTCGGCGAGACAAGGAAAGTTCGAAGCGAGATTCTACCACAAGGTCTTTGAAGACGAGGTTGGCAGAGTCCGTGGTCACTTCGGTCCTCTGGTAAGTCTCCCCTCTGAGCCCATGATATCGTGTTATGCCGGCGACTGATTTTCTTGAAGAACACCGTCGCCGCAGACCCTACCGGAAAGGGCTACGCAAGTGGTGGTGAGGACGGTTACGTCCGTGTCCACCAGTTCGACAAGGGCTACTTCGATTTCATGTACGAGGTCGAGCGGGAACGGAAGAACAGACAGGAGAACTAAGAAAGATTTGGGGAATTTCTGGTttggaaaagaaaaaattCAAGAGCAAGGCCCCCCTTACTTTTTTCTTCGTTCGTCTTTCTTTTCGCGGCTTGCATTAGTACGGCGTTCTGGGAAATCTCTGGGGGGATGGTTAGATTTGGTTTTGTAAAAACCTAGGGCAGTCCGCGAAAACCAAAAACGAAAAGTCAAAAAAGAAGCCTGGTAAGAAACGGATGATATCAAACTTTCGTCCTCTCCGCGCTTTTGGGGCGGTGGGGAGAAGCCTCGAGGATGAGATGAACCAAAACGTAATGATGAGATTTCTGACAAGTTAGTACCATCAAATGAGAGGCATGATGATGTTCAAATGTTGCTCACTTGGATGGGGTTTGTTTTCCTCTATGAATGTCATGTGTCTCTGTACTTTGTGGCAGGAGACTGACTCCAAGGTAATGGTCGATGAGGGGAGTACATGGGCACACACATTCGCACGTTGTGACTGAAGATTACATAGCTCTCTACAACTCTCCCAGCTCTCGGCAACGTCCGAGATGTTCAAGAAGCTAAAAAGAACAAACGAACATCACCATTGTGCTTTCTGGACCACTTTCCGTCGGATACAGGCTCGAAAAAGGCAAAAATGAAAGGGACGAGACTCGAACTCGCGCGGGTTGCCCCACCAGGAAACAGATGTTAAGCTAACCTTAACCTGGCGCCATAACCAACTCGGCCACCCTTCCGTTGCAGGTTTCCCGCCCGTTCTGGATTTAGGTAGCGCCGACTCCGCGCGTCTCCCAAGTTTGGTGGGGTTTGAGTGGTGGGTTTTCTCTTGCGTTCCCCTGTCGAACCCATCACCCTGTTGACGGGCTCGGCCAGGGGGCCTGTCTTCACGTGGCTTCCCTCTGACTGAGACAGGCTGATGAAGCTTGGAGGAGAATGGAAGAGAGAGACACTGCGAGTGAGTTACAACGGTTTGCGTATTTCCTTTGACTTTTTTAGGTATTCGTACCTCCTTGGGTATGCAATGTGCGGAAACTAAGGTAGGCACCGAACAAACGAGTCTAGAAATCACCGAAGCTCCAATGTGTAGCTGGCCTGGAGCCTCTGGCACGTTCTAAAGAATGTGGGGGGTCTTTGAGCGATGACTCTTTCCGCAAATTGGGCATGCTAGCGCCTTTGCAGTTGAGggactttttctttttttgggGCCCATGCTGggcaggcaggcaggcaCCCCGCCGGTCCGCGCGGGTGTTTGGACGACACGGGCACCACCTCATTGCTACTCGGAAGGTTGGGACGAAGCCCGAAGGGCATATTCCTGCGACCGACGGGATGTAATCCCTACTGTGGTATGTGTGTTGTGTGTTGAAACATGTTTGAATGTACGACGATATGCACATCGGAAGAACAGCCCGAACTGAGAGGGTACGCTGAAACCCTGAAACCTGAAACTTTATTCGGGGATATGTACACACAATGCGAGCAGAGCAAACGTCATTCCGAAGGAGACAGAATGGACAGAGTAAGCAAAGTGAGAGAAAATGTAAGCGACAATGAAAAATGTTCATGTCTTTATGATTACCCCCGTGTTGATGGCAGCCGACCCTTTATCTTCCAAAAGGTCGTCGACATGAAACCGCCAACAAGTGACGGGGGAACAGATAGTATAATGAATATGTGTAGCTATGGGGTTCGTGAGACTAGCTAGCCGTCCCTTTCATTTGGCATCATCGCGAAAACAGTCCCCTAAAAACCATAACACCGCCCCATGCACCTTGGTTTAGTTAAAAACAAGAAACAAAACGGAAAACCAACGCCTCTCGTGAGCACGCAACTCTCTAAATGCTTTGCGTGCGAGTTTCTTCCCTCCCATGTGCCTGGCCCCCCCTTCGATGCTCGCTCAATCCCGTCGTCAAGACAATGATGTCCGTATAACCGTTAAACAGACAACTTCGGGAGGTAAGAGGAGCGTGTCCCCCGCCCCCCAAAGTTGAACCGCTGTCGAAAGTGAAGAAAGTCGTGGAATGCTAGTCGGGCAAATGCACTATGTGTGCCTGCTACGCTTTGGTCCGCCGCCAAACATGTTCTTGTCTAGACTGCTGAGGTCGAATATCTCTGCAAAGTTGATCTTGCGCTTCGAACCCGCGCCACGGCCGAGGTTGCTCCCTTGTCTTGATGCTGAGCGGGGCATGTTGGCGGGATGTCGTGGTCTTGCTGTGCGCGTTGCGGGGTTTGTGGTTGTTGATGATGCGTCGTGTGTCCGAGAGTCTGAGAGGTCCAGGTTTGCGAGGTTCAGGTAGGCATCTTGTTGCTGCGGTTGAGGCGGCCAGGGGTGAGATGATTGAAAGGTGAAGGAGTCTGCCGTCGGTACCGTGACTGATATCGGTTCGCGTCCTTCttgctcctcttcctcgatgGGCTGCGGGATGCTAGGGGGCGCCGAGTCCGTTCTCAGCTGGGACGAGAGTTGTGTGCTGCTGCTCGTCCTGTTCAGTTCCGGAGAGGATGCAGTTTCCGCCTTATCCGCCTCGTCGTCGCTTTCGGCGTTCTGTGAGCCCGCATCTCTGGCGCCGTCCAGCCTCTCGGTCGCCCAGCTTCGGATCCTCCAGCCGTCGCCGTCGCCCAGCCCGATTCTCTCATTGTCGAGGAACGATAGCAGGTCGTCGAGGCAGTCTTGGTAGCCATCCATGCGGGCCTTGGATTGGGCGGCCGCAGAGGTCTTGTAGAGTTTCGTCACAGAAAGCGCGGCGGCCTTGAAGGCATCGATGAGTTGCTCGGGGGAGTCATTTTGCGTCGGCTGCTTGGCGGCCGCGGAGGCGCCCGGGAGGGAAGTGTTCAAACTTCGCATAGAGTCCATGATGTTGTATCGTCAACGACCGAATCGCTGAAGACAATCAGTATCGAGTCAAAGGGTGGGAAAGATGAGTCCCGCACCTCTAGCGGTGAAATGTAGGTAAGTTGAGGTTGTCGGGTAAACAAATCTTGCAGTTGATGCCGGAGTGGGGTCCAAACGGGGTCCCCCAGCGAAGTCAACTGTGTGGCGATAAGGTGCGAGATGGTGGTGGTAGTGCTTGAGCGCACCTTGCTGCACTACCTGTCGAGGTTGTTCGGACGGGCTCCCTTGGGCCGCAAAGAGTAAAAGGAGGAGATACCGAAGACTTGGTGATGGAGATAGTCAAACAGGCTGTGATGAGAAGATGCAGTTGATTGACGGCGGAAGTGAAGCACTGAGGTCAGCTCGCCTTTGCCGCAGAGCACATGACACTGGACGGCGGTACTAACCGACAGCCAACAACAGCTTAACAGGGCCCAATTTACCTTGGATCTTAGGTGGCTTTGACGTTATCCCCTCCACCTATGGCCAGTGCGCTGGGTAGTCTTGGCCGGCTGACCCAATTGTGCCAGTCTTGGAGCGGGCGGTGGATCCTCCGACGCTTTCCCAAATTCCCATCTCCCGTCAGTACCGTGCCCCTGGCTGGCGAGCGCCCGAGACGACACGGGATGGGGGAAAGGGTCGGAGGCTGCCTTCTTCCGGACCCGAGCCGCGGGAGGAGCCAAACGTACCGGTACTCCTGCACTGATCGGGAATTGACACGGCGGAAACGCGCTAGTCCTATTTGGAAATTGTCTTCTACAGCAGAGGAATCCCACCTTTCCTCCCATCGTCTCTAAAAAACATCTACGGACCGTTCACCCTCACGCAGCAACAAAGCATTCGGCCATTTTCCTGAATGCTCCGCGACCGTTTGCATTGCGATATCACTTCGAGCATTTGAACTATACACACCCATCTGGAGCGCGCTGTCAAATCCGTAAGAAACGCGTGTAAGTCGCGTAAAGTGATTTACAGTCGTCAAGATGGCTCCTCGATCTCGAGCTGCCGCGGTCGATACCGACGCGTCAATGTCCGACGCTGCGGATTCTCACCCCGTGGAAGAGATGGTACGTTTTTCCTGCCATGAATTTTCGCGTTGACGTGCCCCCAGTGGAGCTCATGGAGCGATTCAATCTTTGGGCCCTTATGCTGACAAGCAGACAGGAGGTCGATGAGACGCCCGACTACACTGACTCAGACACCAATGCGAACACCACTGCTAGTAGTGTTGTCGGAGAGCCTCTTGGAGATGGTCGCAGGAAGCGATCCGAGGCCAACCAGCTTCGTCGCAGCATCTTTGGCAGGAAACATGACAGACTAGGTGAATCAAAGGTATGCAAGGCGCAAACTACTCACCATTCCGAATTTGGGATCATTCTTTGTATGCTGATCAATGTTCGAAAATAGGAAGAAGACAGTATTCGCCGATTCCGATACTTGTTGGGTCTTACGGACCTCTTCCGCCACTTCATCGAGACGAACCCCAATCCCAAGATTCGCGAAATCATGACCGAGATCGATCGACAAAACGCCGAAGCATCAAAAAGCAAGAAGAAAGGCGCTCGCCAAGGTGGCGCCAGCAATGAACGAGTACGCCGGACCGAAGCTGAGGAGGATGCAGAGCTGCTTCGTGACGAGAAGCACGGAGGGTCTGCCGAGACGGTCTTCCGCGACTCGCCCGCTTTTGTCCAGGGTCAAATGAGAGACTACCAGGTTGCCGGTCTCAACTGGCTTATTTCTCTCCACGAGAATGGTATCTCTGGTATTCTTGCCGACGAGATGGGTCTCGGGAAGACCCTGCAGACGATTTCCTTTTTGGGCTATCTCAGACACATCATGGACATCACCGGACCGCATATCGTCATAGTACCCAAGTCGACCCTGGATAACTGGAAGCGAGAATTCGAGAGGTGGACTCCTGGGGTTAACGTCTTGGTGCTTCAGGGTGCCAAGGACGAGCGCCAGGCTCTCATCAATGATCGCCTTGTCAACGAGGACTTTGACGTCTGCATTACTAGTTACGAAATGGTCCTTCGCGAGAAGAGTCACCTGAAGAAGTTCGCGTGGGAGTATATTATCATCGACGAGGCACATCGTATCAAGAACGAAGAATCATCCTTGGCGCAGGTCATCCGTCTTTTCAACTCCCGGAACCGACTCCTCATTACCGGTACACCCCTCCAGAACAACCTACACGAGCTGTGGGCTCTGCTCAACTTCTTGTTGCCTGACGTCTTTGGCGACTCCGAGGCCTTTGACCAGTGGTTCTCTGGCAGAGAGCAAGACCAGGACACCGTCGTTCAGCAGCTTCACCGCGTTCTCAGACCATTCTTGCTCAGACGTGTCAAGGCAGACGTGGAGAAGAGCTTGCTGCCAAAGAAGGAGGTCAACGTCTACCTCGGCATGTCGGAAATGCAGATCAAGTGGTATCAGAAGATTCTTGAGAAGGACATTGACGCTGTCAACGGCGCCAACGGCAAGCGGGAGTCGAAGACCAGACTGCTCAACATTGTGATGCAGCTGCGCAAGTGCTGCAACCACCCCTACCTTTTCGAGGGTGCTGAGCCTGGACCGCCCTACACCACCGACGAGCATCTCGTTTACAACGCTGGAAAGATGGCTGTTCTCGACAAGCTATTGGCCAGAATGCAGAAGCAGGGAAGCAGAGTTCTCATCTTCTCACAGATGAGTCGTCTCTTAGATATCCTTGAGGACTACTGTGTGTTCAGAGAGTATAAGTACTGCCGTATCGATGGTGGAACAGCCCACGAGGACCGTATCGCTGCCATTGACGAGTACAACAAGCCCGGTTCTGAAAAGTTCATCTTCCTCCTTACGACCAGAGCTGGTGGTCTAGGTATCAACCTCACCACCGCCGACATTGTTGTTCTCTACGATAGTGATTGGAACCCTCAAGCCGACTTACAGGCTATGGATCGAGCTCACCGTATCGGTCAAACCAAGCAAGTTGTGGTGTACCGTTTCGTAACGGACAATGCCATCGAAGAGAAGGTTCTGGAAAGAGCAGCGCAGAAGCTGCGTCTAGACCAGCTGGTCATTCAGCAAGGCCGGGCTCAAGTCGCAGCAAAGGCTGCAAACAACAAGGATGAGCTTCTCTCCATGATTCAGCATGGCGCTGAGAAGGTGTTCCAGAGCAAGGGCGCGACCGGCACACTTGCTTCCAAGGGCACCGAGTTGGACGACGATGACA
Proteins encoded in this region:
- a CDS encoding SNF2 family domain-containing protein, with protein sequence MAPRSRAAAVDTDASMSDAADSHPVEEMEVDETPDYTDSDTNANTTASSVVGEPLGDGRRKRSEANQLRRSIFGRKHDRLGESKEEDSIRRFRYLLGLTDLFRHFIETNPNPKIREIMTEIDRQNAEASKSKKKGARQGGASNERVRRTEAEEDAELLRDEKHGGSAETVFRDSPAFVQGQMRDYQVAGLNWLISLHENGISGILADEMGLGKTLQTISFLGYLRHIMDITGPHIVIVPKSTLDNWKREFERWTPGVNVLVLQGAKDERQALINDRLVNEDFDVCITSYEMVLREKSHLKKFAWEYIIIDEAHRIKNEESSLAQVIRLFNSRNRLLITGTPLQNNLHELWALLNFLLPDVFGDSEAFDQWFSGREQDQDTVVQQLHRVLRPFLLRRVKADVEKSLLPKKEVNVYLGMSEMQIKWYQKILEKDIDAVNGANGKRESKTRLLNIVMQLRKCCNHPYLFEGAEPGPPYTTDEHLVYNAGKMAVLDKLLARMQKQGSRVLIFSQMSRLLDILEDYCVFREYKYCRIDGGTAHEDRIAAIDEYNKPGSEKFIFLLTTRAGGLGINLTTADIVVLYDSDWNPQADLQAMDRAHRIGQTKQVVVYRFVTDNAIEEKVLERAAQKLRLDQLVIQQGRAQVAAKAANNKDELLSMIQHGAEKVFQSKGATGTLASKGTELDDDDIDKILSSGETRTKELNAKYEKLGIDDLQNFTSESAYTWNGEDFKTNKKEIGMNWINPAKRERKEQSYSMDKYFRQAMYPPKEKDTKPKAPRAPKQVPVHDYQFYPPRLRDLQDRETAFYRKEIGYKVPLSDGDDENLDEREAERALDQQEIDEATALNEEELEEKQRLSQQGFGEWNRRDFQQFINASGRYGRNDYANIAEDIDNKTASEVKQYAKVFWQRYTEIADYNKYIRVIEDGEERMRKIEHQRKLLRKKMSQYRVPLQQLKINYSVSTTNKKVYTEEEDRFLLVLLDKYGIDSAGLYEKMRDDIAESPLFRFDWFFLSRTPVELSRRCTTLLTTIVKEFEDVHPTKGANGVNGKLKREAEDEENDEDSILGMAPSKKKTKNGVKNKALDNVKSEVASKNTSAAPSRASSVASNKSATNAKGKTKGKKK
- a CDS encoding eukaryotic translation initiation factor 3 subunit I; translated protein: MSYGKAVKGLHLNRQNGRGEKPFKDRRPLPQQRARIPSPRYREPHHLPTSDNMRPILLAGHERALTQIKYNSDGDLIFSTAKDQQICAWYAHNGERLGTYHGHVGAIWTVDVDPTSTLIASGSADNTMRLWDVKSGKNLKTWEFPTAVKRVEFNEDGTKLLGVTEKRMGYLSNIIVVDINPDPEAEQSDERVLTIVCDESKATVAGFSYLTKYIIAGHEDGSVSQYDAKNGDLIYNEPVHELNTPITDLQWSQDRTYFITACKDKTSKLVTAKDLEVLKTYTADTPLNSATITPKKDFVILGGGQAAMDVTRTSARQGKFEARFYHKVFEDEVGRVRGHFGPLNTVAADPTGKGYASGGEDGYVRVHQFDKGYFDFMYEVERERKNRQEN